The following nucleotide sequence is from Pseudonocardia sp. C8.
GACGACTACGACGAACCAGCACTCGCCGACACCTGATCGTGACGGTGGCCGACAGCGGGGCCTACCCCGCCGCCGACCACCCCGAGACATCGACCGGCGGTGGGCCCTCGCGCCGCCAGGCCCACCGCAGCGTCGCCCGCGCCCCATCACCCCAACCCGGAGCACGATCCGCCCTACCGGGGTACAGCTCCTCGAACCGCTCCGCGGCGAGATACTCGGCCTCGATCAGCTCCTCGTACGCCGACGCTCGCGTGCGAGTCACCGGCGCCTCCGCCGGATGCGGCCGGCCCCACGGCGGCCGGTAGATCGCACACGCCATCCAATTGCACGTCGCCACCACCGCCGCGGCGTACCAGTCCAGGAGGCCACGGTCGGACTGCTCGGATGAGCGGCACTCCGCCGCTGCCCAGACCGCGGCGAACTCAGCACGCGGCACCCGAATATTCCCCACTGGAATCCGCGCGACCTGCTCAGCCGTAGTCGCCATGCACCCCAGGGTGACAGCAACCTCCGACAACAACGACGCATGAATCGCCCCGGACTCCGGGCTGACCAGGAAAGCGGCGCGACGAGGGCTCATAGCCAGATGTTGATCGTGGCGCGGTCGGCGGCGTTGAGTCGGTCGTGTCGATCGGGTCCCGCTGCTCGGGACCCGACGGTGGACCGGGTGCCCGTGTCGTCTCGTCACTCGATGTGCAACAAGAAGACGGTGAGGCGCGACGTATCCGGGGTGGGTGATCAGGTGTCGGCACGGGTGACGCGCTGGGTCGCCGTGGCCGGACTCGTGCTGGGCGTGGCGCTGGGGGTGGGCGTGGCGGTGTGGGGGTGGGTATCGGTGCCCGCCCTCTACCCGCCGCTCCCACCGAGCGCGACCGAGTCGGTGGACGCGACTCGGGAGGCGACCCGCTCGCAGGCAATCGTGACCACCCGGGCGAGCGTGCTGGCGGCGTTGGCCGGGCTCGGGGCGCTGGTCACGATCGGGATCAACTACCGGAATTCGCGCACCGCCGCGCAGAGCCTTCAGGTGGCGAACCGGACCTTCGAGATCACCGCACGTGGGCATCTCACCGACCGCTACGCCAAGGCAATCGAACACCTCGGCACGACGGAGGGGGAGGGCTCACTGGCGATCCGGCTCGGCGGGATCTACGCCCTGCAGCAGTTCGCCGTCGAGGCCGCCAACCCCGAGGACCAGACCACCGTAGTCGAGGTGCTCAGCGCGTTCGTGCGCACCAACCTGCCCCGACGCGGCACCCCGCTTGATCCACTGTCCGGCCCGCTGCCGGACGGGACACCGGACGCCCCGTCTGGCAGCGCACCCGCGCCTGCACCACGGCCGGCTGCGGGGGGACCGGTGGAACCGCCCCCGGACGTGCTCGCGGCCGTCTCCGTATTGGCCCAGCTCCCGGACCGGATCGAGCTGCGTGCCGATTTCGCCGGTGTCGATTTCACCGGTCTACATCTGGGCCGGGTCCGCCTGTATGCGGCCAATCTCGGCGGCGTCAACCTCGGCGGCGCCGTCCTCAGCCGTGCCGTCCTCAGCAACGCCGTCCTCCGCGACGCCGTCCTCCGGGACGCCGACCTCGGCCTCGCCAACCTCAACGACGTCACACTCAGCCACGCCGACCTCCGCGGCGCCGACCTCCGCGGTGCCGTCCTCCGCGGCGCCGTCCTCAACGGCGCCAAACTCAGCGGCGCCAAACTCAGCAGCGCCGTCCTCCGCGGAGCCGACCTTCGCCGCGCCGACCTCGGCCTCGCAGACCTCCGCCGCGCCAAACTCCGCGACGCCGACCTCCGCGACGCCGACCTCAGCGGCGCCGACCTCAGCGGCGCTAAACTGAGCGACGCCGACCTCAGCGGCGCCAGACTCAGCGGGGTGCGCGGGCTGGAGACCTCCCAACTCAGCGGCGCCAACCTCAGCGGGGTGCGCGGGCTGGAACCCGCTCAGCTGTCAGAGCTGGCAGAGTTCCAGCGCGCGGCATGGCGAGATGTGCCGGCAGGGTGGGGCAGGCCGGGGCCGGGCGCGGGCTGAGCCGCTCGGGGGCCACCGGCGGGTGCATCAGACACGGGTGCCCCGCAGGCCACCACAGCCCCTCCTCCTGGCTGATCGCCGGGAGCAGAGCCGGGCCGACACACGACCGACCATCGCGGCCCAGCGGTGTCCGGGATTCCGGCGACCACCCCAAGAGGGTGGGTCGATCACTGGCTGGCCGCGATGTGGATCCGGGTGTCGCTCGGGGCCGGTGTCTCGAGATCGGTCATGACCTCGCCGTCGAGCCGGAGCGTGCCTCGCTCCAGATGCTCGGCGAGCCGCTCCTCGGACATGCCGAAGGCGAGAGCGCGGCTCCGAACGGTCGGGGTCGGGTCTTCGGCGGTCACGGGATCAGCCCTTCCGCTGCTTCGGCGTGGGCGGCAGCCCAGCGCAGCGCCTTCGCGTGCAGCTCCCTGGCGTCCCGGCCGAGCGCCAACGGCTGCGGGCGGGTGTAGGGCCGACCCGACCGCGCGGCCTGCTCGTTCCTGTGTCTCTCGTCCCGCGCCGCCTCATCCCGCGGCAGCATCCGCCGCGGTGCGTCGAGCTGATCGGCGTGCTCCGCGCAGGCGAACGCCAGCCACAACATCTGCTTCTGCTCCGTGGCAAACATGACGACGCCGGCGTACGTCGCGCCCCCCGTGCAGCGGCCCGGCGGGCCCCCGAACCCGCTGACCCTCGCACCGCACCCGGAACCTGCGACATAGAACGGCTCGCGTCGCTGCTGGTCCATGTCGACCTCCCGGAAGCGTGTCACGCACGGGCCGATAGCCCGGCCAGCCAGGATAATCGTACAACTGTTCGAGCTGTCCTACAGTCCCAGGTTGGTCGCGGCTTTCTTCCCCCAGGCCGTGGCGACCCGCACGTACCCTCCGACCGAGGCCAAGGAACGGTGCCGGGTCTGGGCGGCGATCTCGCGATCCGACGCTCCGCGCAGATGGGCCCAGGTGACGAAGCCCGCGCGCAGCGAGTGCGGGCTGTAGTTCGGCTTGTTCGGGAGCTGGTCGA
It contains:
- a CDS encoding pentapeptide repeat-containing protein, with the translated sequence MCNKKTVRRDVSGVGDQVSARVTRWVAVAGLVLGVALGVGVAVWGWVSVPALYPPLPPSATESVDATREATRSQAIVTTRASVLAALAGLGALVTIGINYRNSRTAAQSLQVANRTFEITARGHLTDRYAKAIEHLGTTEGEGSLAIRLGGIYALQQFAVEAANPEDQTTVVEVLSAFVRTNLPRRGTPLDPLSGPLPDGTPDAPSGSAPAPAPRPAAGGPVEPPPDVLAAVSVLAQLPDRIELRADFAGVDFTGLHLGRVRLYAANLGGVNLGGAVLSRAVLSNAVLRDAVLRDADLGLANLNDVTLSHADLRGADLRGAVLRGAVLNGAKLSGAKLSSAVLRGADLRRADLGLADLRRAKLRDADLRDADLSGADLSGAKLSDADLSGARLSGVRGLETSQLSGANLSGVRGLEPAQLSELAEFQRAAWRDVPAGWGRPGPGAG